The segment TCAATCTCTTGGTCGCTATAATATCCAAGCTTTTGAGAAAATGAGAGCTTTAAATTTGATATAAATAGATTTGTAAATTCATCTTGCTTAGCCTTATCTAAGCTTTTATATAGCTTAGAAAGCGACAATCTCGCCATCAAAGAGTAATCAAAATAACCATCAAAAATCTCAAAAATCTTAAGTGGCTTGCGCTCTTTATCAATGCTATTATCGCTCATTATATTAAGAGCTTTTTTGAAATCACTCTTTAAGGTTTCATCAATATTTTTAAGCTCTATGCCAAAAGCAATTGAGCATACCAAAAATAACAAAAATATAATTTTTCTCATATTTTACTCCTGAATTTGTGCGTTTCTGCGTTGTTCATATCCATCTTTTAAAAATAGATATAGATCGATAGCACCACTTGTAAGTCTATTATAAAGCTCTGGGTCTTTGGAGCCTTCATTGATTACATTCCATGATTTAGGAATTAAATTTAAGTGAAAATATTTGTTAGCATCATCAGTAAATATCTCATTGGTATAACTCAATGGATTAATGAAAAAGTCCCCACTCATACCTACTAAATCACGCAAATTTGATTGCCCAAGTATCGGCAATACAATAGGAAATCCACTACCCACGCCCCAATATCCAAGAGTCTGCCCTAAATCTTCGTCTCGCTTTTTGAGTCCATATACATTAGTTGCTACATCGCTAATGCCGCCAAAACCAACAATAGTATTAGCTATAAATCTTAGGCTCTCTTCGCCGGCATTTGTAAATTTCAATTGTAAAATATTGTTTATAAATCTAACAGGAAACATTAAATTATCAAAAAAATTGCTTACAGCATCTTTGGCTGGGTCAGGCATCACATAGTCATAACCCTTAAAAGTCGGTATCAAAAGATTTTGATATATTATATGGTTAAATTCAGTCATAACTCTATTATACCCACTAAGCGGATCAAAGCTATCTTGCGGGGCATACTCATCTTCAAATGAGTCAATATCGCTAGCAAAAGAGCTAATAATAAAGACAAAACTAACCACAAAAATCCTAAGCATCTATCAACTCCGAAAATAAAAAGGCTGGTATTATATTAAATAATAGCTTAAGTTTAATATAAATAATAAATTTATTACATTTTATCTATAATTATTTTAATTTTTGCCAAATTGTTAATAAAAAATATTATAATAACCTAAAAAATAAATTTTAAAAAGAGGTTTTTATGAAAGCCCAAA is part of the Campylobacter lanienae NCTC 13004 genome and harbors:
- a CDS encoding VacJ family lipoprotein, which translates into the protein MLRIFVVSFVFIISSFASDIDSFEDEYAPQDSFDPLSGYNRVMTEFNHIIYQNLLIPTFKGYDYVMPDPAKDAVSNFFDNLMFPVRFINNILQLKFTNAGEESLRFIANTIVGFGGISDVATNVYGLKKRDEDLGQTLGYWGVGSGFPIVLPILGQSNLRDLVGMSGDFFINPLSYTNEIFTDDANKYFHLNLIPKSWNVINEGSKDPELYNRLTSGAIDLYLFLKDGYEQRRNAQIQE
- a CDS encoding ABC transporter substrate-binding protein; amino-acid sequence: MRKIIFLLFLVCSIAFGIELKNIDETLKSDFKKALNIMSDNSIDKERKPLKIFEIFDGYFDYSLMARLSLSKLYKSLDKAKQDEFTNLFISNLKLSFSQKLGYYSDQEIEFVKGELTNKNRYNAYAVIKSKNEDYSLVLKFHPANGQDYLIYDIDILGVSIIQSYRSQFSDLSQNADFSEIIKRLQSVNLDNNSTLNEKNI